One genomic segment of Vibrio quintilis includes these proteins:
- a CDS encoding RNA ligase RtcB family protein: MMGNIVRTISERATLIASASTWIEGLAIEQLNKTAQLPDMVSVTGMPDLHPGRGYPVGAAFFSRERIYPALVGNDIGCGMGLWQTSLKVSKFTPEKAEKRLNGVTSPLSTSWQPYIAERQLALNLSPGHFDVSLGTIGGGNHFAEFQQLDEIYGEADVAALGMNPKQLQLLVHSGSRGLGQQILMEQIRRYNHDGLVALDDGFADYLQQHNEAVRWAALNRELIALRFLEAVRGKAERVLDVTHNLVSPAQFRGVSGWIHRKGATPSDQGVVVIPGSRGDYTYLVKPTNSDAGLFSLAHGAGRKWKRGDCQSRLSHKYSQSDLQRTALGSRVICKDKTLLYDEAPQAYKKCESVVSDLENAGLIIRLARLKPVLTFKTDKGHQVSGGKLS, from the coding sequence ATGATGGGCAATATCGTCCGGACAATTTCTGAACGTGCTACCCTGATTGCGTCGGCGTCGACGTGGATTGAAGGGCTGGCGATTGAACAACTGAACAAAACAGCACAGCTGCCGGACATGGTTTCGGTAACCGGCATGCCGGATTTACATCCGGGCCGCGGTTATCCGGTCGGTGCTGCATTTTTTAGCCGGGAACGAATTTATCCGGCGCTGGTGGGGAATGATATCGGCTGCGGGATGGGATTATGGCAAACCAGCCTGAAGGTCAGCAAATTTACCCCGGAAAAGGCAGAAAAGCGGCTGAATGGCGTCACATCACCATTATCAACATCGTGGCAGCCATATATCGCAGAACGGCAACTTGCACTGAATCTCAGCCCCGGTCACTTTGATGTTTCGCTGGGAACGATTGGTGGCGGAAATCATTTTGCTGAATTTCAGCAACTGGATGAAATCTACGGTGAAGCAGATGTTGCAGCCTTGGGCATGAATCCGAAGCAGCTCCAGCTACTGGTTCATTCCGGTTCGCGTGGCTTGGGTCAGCAAATCCTGATGGAACAGATACGCCGTTATAACCATGACGGGTTAGTGGCGTTAGACGATGGATTTGCTGATTATTTGCAGCAACATAATGAAGCGGTACGTTGGGCAGCACTGAACCGGGAACTGATCGCTTTACGTTTTCTTGAAGCGGTACGGGGTAAGGCTGAACGCGTGCTGGATGTGACACATAACCTGGTCTCTCCGGCACAGTTCCGTGGTGTATCGGGATGGATTCACCGCAAAGGTGCGACCCCGTCAGATCAGGGAGTTGTGGTGATTCCCGGTTCCCGCGGGGATTACACTTATCTGGTCAAACCGACGAACAGTGATGCCGGACTTTTTTCGCTGGCACACGGCGCCGGGAGAAAATGGAAGCGCGGAGACTGCCAGAGCCGGCTCAGTCACAAGTATAGCCAGAGTGACTTACAACGAACCGCACTGGGCAGCCGGGTGATCTGTAAAGATAAAACCCTGCTGTATGATGAAGCGCCACAGGCTTATAAAAAATGTGAATCGGTAGTCAGTGATCTGGAAAATGCAGGGTTGATTATCCGGCTGGCCCGGCTAAAGCCGGTACTGACATTTAAAACAGATAAAGGACATCAGGTCAGCGGAGGAAAACTGTCATGA
- a CDS encoding GPW/gp25 family protein: MEDSQFLEGGWKFPTVRSGAVHQLPDLHCGEHDINQSIDDVLQTYLTERCIPYLNCEPCYVLDNVRVRRIALKDEIAFFVRCVLLNAESRIYVNEVQVMCFTQGGNMVDISIWYTIKQTDSLHYHIVSLPLSE; the protein is encoded by the coding sequence ATGGAAGATAGTCAATTTCTTGAGGGTGGATGGAAGTTTCCAACGGTCCGTTCCGGCGCAGTTCATCAGCTACCGGATCTTCATTGCGGTGAGCATGATATTAATCAATCGATTGATGATGTTTTACAGACTTATTTGACTGAAAGATGTATTCCTTATCTGAATTGTGAACCCTGCTATGTTTTGGATAATGTCCGTGTTCGCCGTATTGCACTCAAAGATGAAATAGCATTTTTTGTCCGGTGTGTTTTATTGAATGCTGAGTCAAGAATTTATGTCAATGAGGTTCAGGTGATGTGTTTTACTCAGGGTGGAAATATGGTTGATATCAGTATCTGGTATACAATCAAGCAAACAGATAGTCTGCACTATCATATAGTTAGTCTCCCATTATCTGAATAA
- a CDS encoding AAA family ATPase, which translates to MRELKLWLEGLAADQTPDFDECLSRLGRFFPWLERFADTPQEPEWHGEGDVAIHTAMVLDALYQLLDGPAKHLSGSKRQALILAALLHDIAKPVTTRVKLLHGVERLAATGHEEQGASYLAPKLMALPLDYSVVTMILGLVGFHQLPKLLVVRNQGYSRYLHLALNTDLELMYWLERADMQGRICADQAAQLDILEQFAMFAQEYGLWQVADPRTDVLSAVQVKNTPREQIYLDNYAVSELAGGDIVMAEEAIARTYRAASVYGHLYVMCGISGSGKSSWIQTHLADCQLISLDEIRAEIHGDRTCQKDPGRVVHLARDRLKAALAKRRHVVWDATNLRLDYRKILCDSGRAYGALVTLVIFHLDVSSLKANDRNRRYTVGGAVIDDQLKSLQWPSVTEAHRMIVVGDNGKTLARFGSFQEGEPG; encoded by the coding sequence ATGCGGGAATTGAAATTATGGCTTGAAGGTTTGGCGGCGGATCAAACCCCGGACTTTGATGAATGTCTGTCCCGGCTGGGACGCTTTTTCCCGTGGCTTGAACGTTTTGCAGACACACCACAGGAGCCGGAATGGCATGGCGAAGGTGATGTCGCGATTCATACGGCGATGGTGCTGGATGCTTTGTATCAGTTACTTGACGGGCCGGCAAAACATCTTAGCGGCAGCAAACGACAAGCCCTGATTCTGGCAGCTTTACTGCATGATATCGCCAAGCCGGTCACGACGCGGGTAAAGCTGCTCCATGGTGTGGAGCGGCTCGCTGCGACAGGTCATGAAGAACAGGGCGCGAGCTATCTGGCACCCAAGCTGATGGCTTTACCACTGGACTATTCAGTTGTGACGATGATTCTCGGCCTGGTTGGGTTTCATCAACTGCCTAAGTTACTGGTAGTGAGAAATCAGGGTTACAGCCGCTATCTGCATCTGGCTTTGAACACGGACTTAGAGCTCATGTACTGGCTTGAGCGGGCAGATATGCAGGGCCGGATATGTGCCGATCAGGCAGCGCAGCTGGATATACTGGAGCAGTTCGCCATGTTTGCGCAGGAATACGGGTTATGGCAGGTGGCCGATCCCCGGACAGACGTTTTATCCGCTGTTCAGGTAAAAAATACGCCGCGTGAGCAGATCTATCTTGATAACTATGCGGTGAGTGAGCTGGCCGGGGGGGATATCGTGATGGCTGAAGAAGCCATCGCCCGGACTTACCGGGCAGCCTCCGTTTATGGTCATCTGTACGTGATGTGTGGGATCAGCGGAAGCGGGAAATCCAGCTGGATTCAAACCCATCTGGCTGATTGTCAGCTGATTTCTCTGGATGAAATCCGGGCTGAAATTCACGGTGACCGGACCTGCCAGAAAGATCCCGGCCGGGTCGTGCATCTGGCGCGGGACAGGCTGAAAGCCGCACTGGCAAAACGGCGGCATGTGGTTTGGGATGCAACGAATCTCCGGCTTGATTACCGGAAAATCTTGTGTGACTCAGGCCGGGCTTATGGTGCGCTGGTGACGCTGGTAATCTTTCATCTGGATGTCAGCAGCCTGAAAGCCAATGATCGGAACCGCCGGTATACGGTGGGTGGCGCTGTGATTGATGACCAGCTGAAGAGCCTGCAATGGCCGTCCGTCACCGAAGCACACCGGATGATTGTTGTGGGAGACAACGGTAAAACACTGGCCCGGTTTGGCAGCTTTCAGGAAGGTGAACCCGGTTGA
- the prfH gene encoding peptide chain release factor H: MILLQLSAGQGPLECCMAVGLAMQQLEKQCKTSGVSCQLIEAEPAGKNGCFHSVLIELKGDGCQLIAEKWQGNMLWISPSPFRPKHPRKNWFFNGQMFEPDEQHCREDEICFQTCRASGAGGQHVNTTDSAVRATHVASGISVRVETERSQHANKKLAKLLLMQKLHVAERQKVQHRDKARWQQHHCLERGNPVRIFEGKHFCLKK; the protein is encoded by the coding sequence ATGATTTTACTACAACTCTCCGCCGGTCAGGGACCACTGGAATGCTGTATGGCAGTTGGTTTAGCGATGCAGCAACTGGAAAAACAGTGTAAGACATCTGGTGTGAGCTGCCAGCTTATCGAAGCTGAACCTGCCGGAAAAAATGGCTGCTTTCACTCTGTGTTAATTGAGTTGAAAGGAGATGGCTGCCAGCTCATTGCCGAAAAATGGCAGGGCAACATGTTGTGGATTTCTCCCAGTCCTTTCCGGCCAAAACATCCGCGTAAGAACTGGTTTTTCAACGGGCAGATGTTCGAACCTGATGAACAGCATTGCCGGGAAGATGAGATATGTTTTCAGACTTGCCGTGCTTCAGGTGCGGGCGGACAACACGTGAATACCACTGATTCTGCTGTAAGGGCGACGCACGTTGCATCGGGAATCAGTGTCAGAGTGGAAACGGAACGCAGCCAGCATGCCAATAAAAAGCTGGCGAAATTATTGCTGATGCAGAAACTGCATGTTGCAGAAAGGCAGAAGGTGCAACACAGGGACAAAGCCCGGTGGCAACAGCACCATTGTCTGGAACGGGGTAATCCGGTCCGGATTTTTGAAGGCAAACACTTCTGTTTAAAGAAATGA
- a CDS encoding LysR family transcriptional regulator, with amino-acid sequence MDNINWDDLRFFIALVETETVSAAAKRLNVNYATVSRRVERLETAIRQKLFDRTLSGYQPTVEGLVLYHKTNHIREQIQGLESDFFPENQFRKPVVVSMVSFLAEYLVIDGLKPLCKKSPDLRLEVDITSRNVSLMKKEADIALRLNLPESGESLCRKIGQLDYVLYSNAYWLERLLSGREVHLVTYTSELAHLPEARYLLERFGHQSVRFQSDSVTTQKIAAEKGYGIALLPQICIPQGVNAPAAQKSILSRDVWMLSSKLSSQSAPVRLVMTELAQLFAGSRTDQATE; translated from the coding sequence ATGGATAACATCAACTGGGATGACTTACGTTTTTTTATTGCGTTAGTGGAAACTGAAACCGTCAGTGCTGCGGCGAAACGTCTCAATGTAAACTATGCGACGGTTTCAAGACGAGTCGAAAGGCTTGAAACTGCGATCCGGCAGAAGCTGTTTGACCGGACACTGAGTGGGTATCAGCCAACGGTTGAAGGGTTGGTGCTTTATCATAAGACCAATCACATCCGCGAGCAGATTCAGGGGCTCGAATCTGACTTTTTCCCTGAGAATCAGTTCAGGAAACCTGTGGTGGTGTCGATGGTTTCATTTTTAGCAGAATATCTGGTGATTGATGGCCTGAAACCATTATGTAAGAAGTCACCGGATCTAAGGCTGGAAGTTGATATCACCAGCCGTAATGTCAGCCTGATGAAGAAAGAAGCCGATATTGCACTGCGGCTGAACCTGCCGGAAAGCGGGGAGTCGCTGTGCAGAAAAATAGGGCAGCTGGATTATGTGTTATACAGCAATGCTTACTGGCTGGAACGTTTGCTCTCTGGCCGGGAGGTTCATCTGGTGACTTATACCAGTGAGCTGGCTCATCTGCCGGAAGCCCGTTATCTCCTTGAACGGTTCGGCCATCAGTCGGTCCGTTTTCAGTCTGATTCAGTCACGACACAAAAAATTGCAGCGGAGAAGGGCTATGGCATTGCTCTGCTGCCACAGATCTGTATTCCGCAGGGCGTGAATGCACCTGCGGCGCAGAAAAGTATTCTCAGCCGGGATGTGTGGATGCTGAGTTCTAAGCTTTCATCCCAGTCTGCGCCGGTGCGGTTAGTGATGACTGAGCTGGCACAGCTGTTTGCCGGCAGTCGTACCGATCAGGCCACAGAATAA
- a CDS encoding methyl-accepting chemotaxis protein: protein MNLGFKTRIYLGVGLLVAISLTILGTLNILSLKQKMTHSLVEMTENKLDYHVTSLEDFIQFRLNAISKGAKQFHTRLPDNENQELVSVLADTAGIANVTMAYTDGRTFTSSRQNETTDLRNKSWFQNAKQAYQLKLTEIYLNPVMNQKVIGAVMPVRDNGKLIGVLLGEIQLSDIITKVSQMRFAGGAATLTDQNAVFFASDDPTDIGRTPSQISSDFSEMESAFSIQQSGHLTFPYLGRQFDGYFQRVHLTDSAYWTLMVFIDTDTALQGVYSAQNEAIVTSIILILISIGAIFLIVNHAYRPLLKLKSAVIELSHGNGDLTNRLEVDGTDDLAMISQGFNNFIENLQNMMLQISDASQNISTNLVQLGETARENESKLVMHSSETEQVVTAITEMSESARTVAENVLQSNQITDDANREAQSSLRIVNDAVSSVTSLVSEVEDMSSRISRMHHDANKISDVLNVIGDISEQTNLLALNAAIEAARAGEQGRGFAVVADEVRALAGRTQQSTTEISDMLSKLLEGTDSVVRAMNTTKEQCQSTADKTAEVSVSLGHMSESVTQVDEVSTQISSATNEQSQVAEALNQNMLSIQDIVDSLVVSGKQTVAATESLSKSNNELERLVANFRLH from the coding sequence ATGAACCTGGGCTTTAAAACTCGAATTTATCTGGGCGTTGGCCTGTTAGTCGCCATCTCTCTTACGATACTCGGTACGCTGAATATTCTGTCACTGAAGCAGAAAATGACGCACTCACTGGTCGAAATGACTGAGAATAAACTGGATTATCACGTCACGTCTCTTGAGGACTTTATCCAGTTCCGGCTCAATGCCATATCCAAAGGAGCAAAACAATTTCATACCAGACTACCTGATAATGAAAATCAGGAGCTGGTCAGTGTACTTGCGGACACAGCTGGCATTGCTAATGTCACCATGGCCTACACAGATGGCCGCACCTTTACCTCGTCTCGTCAAAATGAAACCACAGACTTAAGAAACAAGAGTTGGTTTCAAAACGCGAAGCAGGCATACCAGTTGAAGCTGACAGAAATTTATCTGAATCCGGTCATGAATCAAAAAGTGATCGGCGCGGTCATGCCGGTCAGAGATAACGGCAAGCTAATCGGTGTGCTTTTAGGTGAAATTCAGCTTTCAGATATTATTACGAAAGTCAGCCAGATGCGTTTTGCCGGCGGAGCTGCAACATTAACCGATCAAAATGCGGTCTTTTTTGCCAGTGATGATCCAACAGATATAGGCCGGACACCTTCTCAAATCAGTTCTGATTTTTCAGAGATGGAAAGCGCGTTCAGTATCCAGCAATCCGGTCATTTGACCTTTCCTTATCTGGGACGTCAGTTCGATGGCTATTTTCAGCGCGTCCACTTAACAGACTCAGCCTACTGGACTTTGATGGTTTTTATCGATACAGACACAGCATTGCAGGGTGTTTACAGTGCTCAAAATGAAGCCATAGTCACCAGTATCATTCTTATTTTGATCAGTATTGGCGCGATTTTCCTGATCGTGAATCATGCGTATCGCCCGTTACTCAAACTAAAATCAGCCGTTATCGAGCTTTCCCACGGTAATGGCGACCTGACGAACCGGCTTGAAGTGGACGGAACGGACGATTTAGCGATGATCAGCCAGGGATTTAACAATTTTATTGAGAATCTCCAAAATATGATGCTGCAAATATCTGATGCCAGTCAAAATATCTCGACAAATCTGGTTCAGCTGGGAGAAACCGCACGGGAAAATGAGTCAAAGCTGGTGATGCATTCCAGTGAGACTGAGCAGGTCGTGACAGCCATTACGGAAATGAGTGAAAGTGCGCGAACCGTTGCGGAAAATGTACTGCAATCCAATCAGATCACAGATGATGCAAATCGGGAAGCACAGTCTTCACTGCGCATCGTCAATGATGCGGTTTCCAGTGTGACTTCACTGGTTTCAGAGGTTGAAGACATGTCTTCCCGGATTTCAAGAATGCATCATGACGCCAATAAAATCAGCGATGTACTGAATGTGATTGGCGATATTTCGGAGCAGACCAACCTGCTGGCACTCAATGCCGCCATAGAAGCAGCAAGGGCTGGTGAACAGGGACGGGGTTTTGCTGTTGTTGCTGATGAAGTCAGAGCTCTGGCGGGCAGAACACAACAAAGTACCACCGAAATATCTGACATGCTGTCAAAGCTGCTGGAAGGAACAGACAGCGTTGTAAGGGCAATGAACACAACAAAAGAGCAGTGTCAGTCTACTGCGGATAAAACCGCTGAAGTCTCGGTGAGTCTGGGCCATATGAGTGAATCAGTCACACAGGTTGATGAAGTCAGTACACAGATCTCTTCAGCAACAAATGAACAAAGCCAGGTTGCTGAAGCGCTGAACCAAAATATGCTGTCGATTCAGGATATTGTTGACTCACTGGTCGTGAGCGGAAAACAGACGGTAGCTGCCACAGAATCATTAAGTAAATCCAACAATGAGCTTGAAAGGCTGGTTGCCAACTTCAGGTTACATTAG
- a CDS encoding RNA ligase family protein has protein sequence MMRMKYPRTPHLPWSRGATDDDVFQRRLSCFSGKEVVVTEKMDGENTTIYRDYIHARSMDSLFHPSRTWVKALQGRIGWQIPEGWRICGENMYAKHSIAYHDLTSYFLAFSVWDQDNWCLSWSESVAFLERLGLQTPPVLYQGIWCEATIREIQQGLDTRTQEGYVVRLADAFHYDDFSRSVAKWVRRNHVSTGEHWMKAEIVPNGLTGE, from the coding sequence ATGATGAGAATGAAATACCCGAGAACACCGCATTTACCATGGTCCCGCGGGGCGACTGATGATGATGTGTTTCAGCGTCGGCTGAGCTGTTTCAGCGGCAAAGAAGTCGTTGTGACTGAAAAAATGGATGGCGAGAATACCACAATTTACCGGGACTACATTCATGCCCGCTCAATGGACAGCCTGTTTCACCCTTCCCGGACCTGGGTGAAAGCATTACAGGGACGCATTGGCTGGCAAATCCCGGAAGGCTGGCGGATTTGTGGTGAAAATATGTATGCAAAGCATTCGATTGCTTACCATGACCTGACCAGTTACTTTCTGGCTTTTTCCGTCTGGGATCAGGATAACTGGTGTCTGAGCTGGTCAGAGAGTGTTGCATTTCTTGAACGCTTAGGTTTGCAAACACCGCCGGTTTTGTATCAGGGCATCTGGTGTGAAGCCACCATCCGGGAGATTCAGCAAGGTCTGGATACCCGGACTCAGGAAGGTTATGTTGTCCGGCTTGCGGATGCATTTCATTATGATGATTTCAGCCGTAGTGTTGCAAAATGGGTCCGGCGCAATCATGTTTCGACCGGTGAGCACTGGATGAAAGCGGAAATTGTGCCGAATGGTCTGACAGGAGAGTAA
- the rtcR gene encoding RNA repair transcriptional activator RtcR, giving the protein MKKKMIAVSFLGTKLDAIKRSIRWTKWRPNISLVKQTDLVIDELYLLHGDQSYRLADYVKNDIALVSPQTKVHLTSMNFDDPWDFEEVYARLYDFCLSQTFDIDECDYLFHITTGTHVAQICTYLLTESRHFPGRLIQTAPDQDKEDRSTGKTQIIDLDLSRYDQLATRFDHEHQQGTEFLKGGIATRNKAFNQLIVQIEKVAIRSKAPILLTGPTGAGKSQLATRIYQLKKMRSMLTGELVVVNCATLKGENAMAALFGHTKGAFTGAASAREGFLRAANNGLLFLDEIGELGLEEQAMLLRAIENHTFHPVGSDQDVQSNFQLIAGTNRDLREQVAQGHFRDDLLARINLWTYTLPALKDRKEDLEANIDFELGRFSQQHGHQIRFNKEARQTYLKFAHSPQALWQGNFRDLGASVTRLCTLADSSRIAVDDVEEEIIRLKSDWQPLQYHQHSDVLPLFLSEEAISQLDQFDRFQLNAVLRVCMNQSSMAAAGRVLFDISRQQKATANDSTRLQKYLARFGLKWRDIQAQKQ; this is encoded by the coding sequence ATGAAAAAGAAGATGATTGCCGTCAGTTTTCTGGGCACAAAACTGGATGCGATAAAACGCTCAATCCGCTGGACGAAGTGGCGACCCAATATTTCTCTGGTCAAACAAACTGATCTGGTCATCGATGAACTCTACCTCTTACATGGCGATCAGAGTTACCGGCTGGCTGATTACGTCAAAAATGATATCGCGCTTGTTTCTCCGCAGACGAAGGTTCACCTGACATCAATGAACTTTGATGACCCGTGGGATTTTGAAGAAGTGTATGCCCGGCTTTATGACTTCTGTCTTAGTCAGACTTTCGATATCGACGAGTGTGACTATTTATTTCACATCACCACGGGGACCCACGTCGCACAAATTTGTACTTATCTGCTGACTGAAAGCCGTCACTTTCCGGGACGGTTAATCCAGACAGCGCCCGATCAGGACAAGGAAGATCGCAGTACCGGAAAAACTCAGATTATCGACCTGGATTTATCCAGATACGACCAGCTGGCAACCCGCTTTGACCACGAACACCAGCAGGGAACTGAGTTTCTGAAAGGCGGGATAGCCACCCGGAATAAGGCATTTAACCAGCTCATCGTGCAAATTGAGAAAGTCGCAATCCGCTCCAAGGCACCGATTTTACTGACCGGCCCGACAGGTGCAGGAAAAAGCCAGCTGGCGACCCGGATTTATCAGCTCAAAAAAATGCGCAGCATGCTCACCGGCGAGCTGGTTGTGGTCAACTGCGCAACCCTGAAGGGTGAAAATGCCATGGCAGCCCTGTTTGGCCATACCAAAGGCGCATTTACCGGCGCAGCATCAGCGCGGGAAGGCTTTCTCAGAGCAGCAAATAATGGATTACTGTTTCTGGATGAAATCGGTGAGCTGGGGCTGGAAGAGCAAGCCATGCTGCTGCGAGCCATTGAAAATCACACTTTCCATCCGGTGGGCAGCGATCAGGATGTTCAGAGTAATTTCCAGTTGATTGCCGGAACCAACCGGGATTTGAGAGAACAGGTCGCACAGGGACATTTCCGTGATGACCTGCTCGCCCGGATTAATCTGTGGACTTATACCCTGCCCGCCCTGAAAGACAGGAAAGAAGATCTGGAAGCCAATATTGATTTTGAACTGGGCAGGTTCAGTCAACAGCATGGACATCAGATCCGTTTCAATAAAGAAGCCCGCCAGACTTATCTGAAATTCGCGCACTCCCCGCAGGCACTGTGGCAGGGCAACTTCCGCGACTTAGGTGCATCGGTAACACGCTTATGTACCCTGGCTGACTCTTCCCGGATTGCTGTTGACGATGTTGAAGAAGAAATTATCCGGCTGAAATCGGACTGGCAACCGCTTCAGTATCACCAGCATAGTGATGTGCTTCCCCTGTTTCTCAGTGAAGAAGCCATCTCACAACTGGACCAGTTTGATCGCTTCCAGCTCAATGCTGTGCTGCGTGTTTGCATGAATCAATCCAGCATGGCTGCTGCCGGACGGGTATTGTTTGATATCAGTCGCCAGCAAAAGGCCACTGCCAATGATTCAACCCGCCTGCAAAAGTATCTGGCCCGGTTTGGCCTCAAATGGCGGGACATTCAGGCACAGAAACAGTGA
- a CDS encoding cysteine hydrolase family protein yields MNQFNTLRTISGVCEKNTDWDQAALILVDYQNEYTRGMLPLGKAGTQAIHQAQTLLNFCREQNVPVFHVVHHAKPGSAVFNPQTDMADIVEPLTPADNETTVIKSMPNSFFNTGLEALLKATGRKELVIAGLMSHMCVTATTIRATELGYTNVVCADACATRALKDENGQVVDAASLHHASMAALSDRYAAIRNLEQLLPSG; encoded by the coding sequence ATGAATCAATTCAATACATTACGCACCATTTCTGGTGTTTGTGAAAAAAATACCGACTGGGATCAGGCTGCTTTAATCTTAGTTGACTATCAAAATGAGTATACCCGCGGCATGCTGCCACTGGGAAAAGCAGGAACACAGGCAATCCATCAGGCTCAGACACTACTGAATTTTTGCCGTGAGCAAAATGTGCCAGTGTTTCACGTGGTACATCATGCTAAACCAGGTAGTGCAGTATTTAATCCGCAAACAGATATGGCCGACATTGTTGAGCCACTCACTCCGGCAGACAATGAAACAACAGTCATTAAATCAATGCCCAATTCATTTTTTAATACCGGGCTGGAAGCCCTGCTGAAAGCGACCGGCCGCAAAGAACTTGTGATCGCAGGGTTGATGAGCCATATGTGTGTGACAGCAACCACCATCCGGGCAACAGAGCTGGGATACACCAATGTGGTTTGTGCCGATGCCTGTGCTACCCGGGCACTCAAAGATGAAAACGGACAGGTTGTTGATGCTGCTTCTCTGCACCATGCTTCAATGGCAGCTTTAAGTGATCGCTATGCCGCCATTCGTAACCTGGAACAGCTTCTTCCGTCCGGATAA
- a CDS encoding substrate-binding domain-containing protein has product MSGFHILNRYLLMALIAFPLMCGSGKADTYGLVGKSLSDLALLEIWRGCEAMASRNDDNCAALAATGSGHPRYQKRVLNEALQSARFKALGISVSHSDLIAEVLESSPLPLITIDIPFDEENSHISIGHIGVDNLSLGEDLAEVVKRLHPGGGNICIMTSFGLHRAEMEDRLLGLRQGLSGEKLEKGVRLNGHKGWREVARCPWNNGARSEQALTQLEFTLQHLDVDVFVAIDNWLIADPRAYKKVVAPYKKEIEAGKITMVLSIGGMRSEYSQLLSKRLVHGYLMINYFQLGQGSYTLMKAMASGQSIPAVTYIREHKTYLVKPVE; this is encoded by the coding sequence ATGTCAGGGTTTCATATTCTGAACCGTTATTTGTTGATGGCTTTGATAGCTTTCCCGCTGATGTGCGGGAGTGGCAAGGCTGATACTTATGGTTTGGTGGGAAAGAGCCTGAGTGATCTGGCGCTCCTTGAAATCTGGCGTGGCTGTGAAGCAATGGCGTCACGTAACGATGATAACTGTGCGGCACTTGCTGCGACGGGTTCCGGACATCCACGCTACCAAAAACGCGTTTTAAACGAAGCGCTGCAGAGTGCAAGGTTTAAAGCACTCGGTATTTCCGTATCTCACTCTGATTTGATCGCGGAAGTCCTGGAATCCAGCCCCTTGCCTTTGATTACGATCGATATTCCGTTTGATGAAGAGAACAGTCATATCAGTATTGGGCATATTGGTGTTGATAATTTGTCGCTGGGCGAGGATCTGGCTGAGGTTGTGAAACGGTTACATCCCGGAGGCGGAAACATTTGTATTATGACGTCTTTTGGTTTGCACCGTGCTGAAATGGAGGACCGATTACTTGGGTTACGGCAGGGCCTGAGCGGAGAGAAGCTTGAAAAAGGGGTGCGCCTGAATGGGCATAAAGGCTGGCGGGAAGTCGCCCGTTGCCCGTGGAACAATGGTGCAAGAAGCGAGCAGGCACTTACTCAACTTGAGTTTACCCTGCAGCATCTGGATGTCGATGTTTTTGTTGCCATTGATAACTGGTTGATTGCTGATCCAAGAGCCTATAAAAAAGTCGTGGCACCTTATAAAAAAGAAATTGAAGCCGGTAAAATTACGATGGTTTTATCTATCGGCGGAATGAGATCTGAATATAGCCAATTGCTCAGTAAAAGGCTGGTGCACGGTTATCTGATGATCAATTATTTTCAACTCGGGCAGGGAAGCTACACCTTAATGAAAGCGATGGCTTCCGGACAGTCCATTCCTGCCGTGACCTATATCCGCGAGCATAAGACATATCTGGTGAAGCCGGTTGAATGA